In Hydrogenispora ethanolica, the following are encoded in one genomic region:
- a CDS encoding ABC transporter permease: MKIGENMMMAMKNLLNNRARSFLTMLGIIIGVGAVIAMVSLGEGAKRQITDRIAAIGSNLLIVTSGRDSSSEITNSIVPLVRESSDYIEELAPAARGSKLAEAGGNSLQTSISGVTPAYARVRNYQVAYGRFLNEEDVSGAARVAVIGSYLAEQLFPGANPIGEELKVAGVRLQVVGVLTSKGQSGFGNADNAMLIPLTTAQERIFGNRNLSEISIQVRSADDIPIVSEQIKKALLEEFDDEDDFSINNMAEILATAQDMTQIMTMLLAGIAAVSLVVGGIGIMNIMLVSVTERIREIGIRKAIGAQPEQILVLFLIEAVTLSLVGGIIGIVTGGALALLVGKIIGWAITISLSAVLVAFTFSVLVGLFFGVYPAYKASGLNPIEALRHD, translated from the coding sequence GTGAAGATCGGCGAAAATATGATGATGGCCATGAAGAACCTGCTCAACAACAGGGCGCGTTCCTTCCTGACCATGCTGGGGATCATCATCGGGGTCGGCGCGGTCATCGCTATGGTTTCCCTGGGTGAAGGGGCCAAGCGGCAGATCACCGACCGGATCGCGGCGATCGGTTCCAATCTGCTCATTGTGACGTCGGGGCGGGACAGCTCCTCCGAGATTACCAACAGCATCGTGCCCCTGGTCCGGGAATCGTCCGACTATATCGAGGAGCTGGCGCCGGCGGCCCGGGGCTCGAAACTGGCCGAGGCCGGAGGTAACAGCCTGCAGACTTCGATCAGCGGCGTCACGCCCGCCTATGCCCGGGTCCGCAATTACCAGGTCGCTTACGGCCGCTTCCTGAATGAGGAGGACGTTTCCGGCGCGGCCCGGGTGGCGGTGATCGGCTCCTATCTCGCGGAACAGTTGTTCCCGGGGGCCAATCCCATCGGCGAGGAGCTGAAAGTCGCCGGGGTCCGCTTGCAAGTGGTAGGCGTCCTGACCTCCAAGGGCCAAAGCGGCTTCGGCAATGCCGACAATGCAATGCTTATCCCGCTGACCACCGCCCAGGAGCGGATCTTCGGCAACCGCAATCTGAGCGAGATCAGCATCCAGGTGCGCAGCGCCGACGATATTCCCATCGTCTCGGAGCAGATCAAAAAGGCTTTGCTGGAGGAGTTCGACGACGAGGACGATTTCTCCATCAACAATATGGCCGAGATTCTGGCAACCGCCCAGGATATGACGCAGATCATGACCATGCTGCTGGCGGGGATCGCCGCCGTCTCCCTGGTGGTCGGGGGGATCGGCATCATGAATATCATGCTGGTTTCGGTGACCGAACGGATCCGCGAGATCGGGATCCGCAAGGCCATCGGCGCCCAGCCCGAGCAGATTCTGGTGCTCTTCCTGATCGAGGCGGTCACGTTGAGCCTGGTCGGCGGGATCATCGGCATCGTCACCGGCGGCGCCCTGGCTCTATTGGTCGGGAAGATCATCGGTTGGGCGATCACGATCTCGCTCAGCGCGGTCCTGGTGGCCTTCACCTTCTCGGTGCTGGTCGGATTGTTTTTCGGCGTGTATCCCGCCTACAAGGCGAGCGGGTTGAATCCGATTGAGGCGCTCCGGCACGACTGA
- a CDS encoding ABC transporter ATP-binding protein has translation MLELNHIKKIYHDGDIEVKALNDVSLTIARGEMVAIMGPSGSGKSTFMNVLGCLDQPTSGSYRLNGQEVAERTQRELATIRNRELGFVFQSFNLLPKLTALQNVELPLVYAGVPAQRRAEMAQQALDRVDLAHRVRHRPKELSGGQQQRVAIARALVNNPRLILADEPTGNLDSHSSVEVMALFQELHRSGITVVLVTHEPDIAEYTQRVIRFRDGQVVADEVIRPKRAEKEVASA, from the coding sequence ATGCTGGAGCTGAATCATATCAAAAAAATCTATCATGACGGCGATATCGAAGTCAAGGCCCTGAACGACGTCTCGCTGACCATCGCCAGAGGGGAGATGGTCGCGATCATGGGACCGTCGGGGTCGGGCAAATCGACCTTTATGAATGTCTTGGGCTGCCTCGACCAGCCCACGTCGGGCTCCTACCGGTTGAACGGACAGGAGGTGGCCGAACGGACCCAGCGGGAATTGGCGACGATTCGCAACCGAGAGCTCGGCTTCGTCTTCCAATCCTTTAATCTGCTGCCGAAGCTGACCGCGTTGCAAAACGTGGAATTGCCGCTGGTGTATGCCGGGGTTCCGGCGCAGCGGCGGGCGGAAATGGCGCAGCAGGCCCTGGACCGGGTGGACCTGGCCCACCGGGTGCGGCACCGGCCCAAGGAGCTCTCCGGCGGCCAGCAGCAGCGGGTGGCGATCGCCCGGGCGTTGGTGAATAACCCGCGCCTGATCCTGGCCGACGAGCCCACCGGCAATCTGGACTCGCATTCCAGCGTCGAGGTGATGGCGCTCTTCCAGGAGCTGCACCGGAGCGGGATCACCGTGGTTCTGGTGACGCATGAGCCCGACATCGCCGAGTACACTCAAAGAGTCATCCGTTTTCGCGACGGCCAGGTGGTCGCCGACGAGGTGATCCGGCCCAAACGGGCGGAGAAGGAGGTGGCTTCCGCGTGA
- a CDS encoding efflux RND transporter periplasmic adaptor subunit, protein MKKRLAWIIGGIAVIALALYFFLPKSNGLQDLAKQYDFHTVKRMDLSERIDATGKVLALDKKDLYADYDGAVEKVHVKAGDMVKQGDIIVTIDSATLKSQWLDAKSTLNQAKVNLTQTAGQAATELYLNQLSEKNALQLENYYQQAAIYREQVKQAQERLDALNARNDGYYMADNERLFIRAPFSGKVAWIQAQKGDKIDPQTLLATVMKPEGLIVEAQVDQNDISAVKTGQNALVTGKDDGQSQNPGVVTEISTQGREAGNVAGGQAASDIIDFPVRIRLDGATRGLMPGMMADVTVLAHELPDALAVPAAGVTRQNGRDLVKVRRQGRVVQVAVELGLKSGKYWEVKSGLKAGDVVAVPKPTVLAANPGAGTGKRGMGPFGGR, encoded by the coding sequence ATGAAGAAGAGATTAGCCTGGATTATCGGAGGAATTGCCGTCATCGCCCTGGCGCTCTATTTCTTCCTCCCGAAATCGAACGGCCTCCAAGATCTGGCCAAGCAATACGATTTCCACACCGTAAAACGGATGGATCTCAGCGAACGGATCGACGCCACCGGCAAGGTTCTGGCGCTTGATAAGAAGGATCTCTATGCCGATTACGACGGCGCGGTGGAAAAAGTGCACGTCAAAGCCGGCGACATGGTGAAACAGGGCGATATCATCGTGACGATCGACTCGGCCACCCTGAAGTCGCAGTGGCTGGACGCCAAGTCTACCCTGAACCAGGCCAAAGTGAATCTGACTCAGACGGCCGGACAGGCTGCCACCGAGCTCTATTTGAACCAACTGTCGGAAAAGAATGCGCTGCAGCTGGAGAACTATTACCAACAGGCCGCCATCTACCGGGAGCAGGTCAAACAGGCCCAGGAACGGCTGGACGCCCTGAATGCCAGGAATGACGGTTATTACATGGCTGACAATGAGCGGTTGTTCATCCGCGCTCCCTTCAGCGGCAAAGTAGCCTGGATTCAGGCGCAGAAGGGCGACAAGATCGATCCGCAGACGTTATTGGCGACGGTGATGAAGCCGGAGGGCTTGATCGTGGAGGCGCAGGTCGATCAGAACGACATCAGCGCGGTGAAGACCGGACAGAACGCCCTGGTGACCGGGAAGGATGACGGCCAGAGCCAAAACCCCGGGGTAGTCACGGAGATCAGCACCCAGGGGCGGGAGGCCGGCAACGTCGCCGGAGGCCAGGCGGCCAGCGATATCATTGATTTCCCGGTGCGGATCCGACTGGACGGCGCGACCCGGGGCCTGATGCCGGGGATGATGGCGGATGTGACGGTCCTGGCCCATGAGCTGCCGGACGCGCTGGCGGTGCCGGCGGCGGGAGTGACCCGCCAGAACGGCCGGGATCTGGTGAAGGTGCGGCGGCAGGGCCGGGTGGTCCAGGTCGCCGTGGAATTGGGCCTGAAGAGCGGCAAGTATTGGGAGGTCAAATCGGGCCTCAAGGCGGGCGACGTCGTGGCGGTGCCGAAACCGACCGTGCTGGCGGCCAATCCCGGGGCGGGAACGGGCAAGCGCGGCATGGGGCCGTTCGGGGGGCGATAG
- a CDS encoding MFS transporter, with protein sequence MQQPDTARLWSKDFLRVAVLNSLIFLAFQMLLPTIPLYVKRLGGSDGEAGLVMGVFAISAVLIRPLIGQTMDRYGRKGIFLAGLLLFGASILANTLASSLILLLMVRLLYGFGWGSCQTAATTVASDLIPKTRFGEGIGYFSLTGTVTMALGPALGMFLVNRLGFGPMFLSAALLAGVAAWLALTIAYPRCPAVPERLSLVERTAIPATAVGFFVAMTYCAVITFLGLYATDLGIGNVGPFFTAYVVALLVTRPFIGRIADRYGFAVILVPGLLLTGAAMLLLYLARDLGAFLWAGLLFGLGYGSVNPGLTAMAVKDAPSERRGAANSTFFTGFDLGVGLGSILWGAVAQIAGYRMMYLWTIVPICLALFCLLALGRKESLRPALERAE encoded by the coding sequence ATGCAGCAACCCGATACCGCCCGGCTTTGGAGCAAAGACTTCCTGCGCGTAGCCGTACTGAACTCGCTGATCTTTCTGGCGTTCCAGATGCTTTTGCCGACCATCCCGCTGTACGTCAAGCGGTTGGGCGGCAGCGACGGCGAGGCCGGCCTGGTCATGGGGGTCTTTGCCATCTCCGCCGTGCTCATCCGGCCTTTGATCGGACAAACGATGGACCGTTACGGACGCAAAGGCATTTTCCTGGCGGGCCTGCTGCTGTTCGGAGCGTCGATCCTCGCCAATACCCTGGCGTCCTCCCTGATATTGCTGCTAATGGTGCGGTTGCTCTATGGTTTCGGCTGGGGCAGTTGCCAGACCGCCGCGACGACAGTGGCCTCCGATCTCATCCCCAAGACCCGCTTCGGTGAGGGAATCGGCTATTTCAGCCTGACCGGCACCGTCACCATGGCGCTCGGTCCGGCCCTGGGGATGTTCCTGGTAAACCGGCTCGGTTTCGGGCCGATGTTCCTCAGCGCCGCCCTCCTGGCCGGCGTAGCAGCCTGGCTGGCGCTCACCATCGCCTATCCCCGCTGCCCGGCGGTTCCGGAGCGACTCTCCCTGGTGGAGCGGACCGCCATCCCGGCCACCGCGGTCGGCTTCTTCGTGGCCATGACGTACTGCGCGGTCATCACTTTCCTGGGGCTTTACGCCACTGACCTCGGAATCGGCAATGTCGGACCGTTCTTCACCGCCTATGTCGTCGCCCTGCTGGTGACCCGGCCGTTTATCGGCCGAATCGCCGATCGTTACGGTTTTGCCGTGATCCTCGTTCCGGGACTCCTTCTCACCGGCGCGGCCATGCTCCTGCTCTACCTGGCCCGGGACCTCGGTGCGTTCCTCTGGGCGGGCCTGCTCTTCGGCCTCGGTTATGGCAGCGTCAATCCGGGGCTGACCGCCATGGCGGTCAAGGACGCCCCTTCCGAGCGGCGCGGTGCGGCCAACAGCACCTTTTTCACAGGCTTCGATCTCGGGGTGGGCCTCGGCTCCATTCTCTGGGGGGCAGTGGCCCAGATCGCCGGTTACCGGATGATGTATCTCTGGACCATCGTCCCGATCTGCCTGGCTTTGTTCTGCCTGCTCGCCCTCGGCCGCAAAGAAAGCCTCCGTCCGGCATTGGAACGGGCGGAATGA
- a CDS encoding DMT family transporter: MFRFDGGGGECYAVAAALLWGLNYVVVKLVLAGVSEGQFLLLRFTLSLAALVIWLRWTGEDLRFRKEHGTAILILGLLGVGCYNILWTYGIHRTTAANAALLISTSPIFTGLYSAIRGEERLTSLNWAGILAAFGGIFLIIHGGASGGGLQMNAAYLWGDLLVLAGALLFSLYGILAKPLLNHYSPVKLTTLAMGFSLILLIPFSLYQSPIPTWSALSLRGGLAMAYIVLCGTVAAFSFWYHGIQKSNPIRTIIFHYLVPVTSMLLSPLLLGERPGRHLCGGAALVLAGLLASGRRKRALAAPPADRSA, translated from the coding sequence ATGTTCCGGTTCGATGGTGGCGGCGGAGAGTGCTACGCGGTGGCGGCGGCCCTGTTATGGGGGCTGAATTACGTCGTTGTCAAGCTGGTCCTGGCGGGCGTTTCGGAGGGGCAGTTTCTGTTGCTGCGCTTTACGCTGAGCCTGGCGGCGCTGGTGATCTGGTTGCGCTGGACCGGAGAAGACCTGCGTTTCCGGAAGGAACACGGCACGGCCATTCTGATCCTCGGCCTCCTCGGCGTGGGTTGCTATAACATTCTCTGGACGTACGGCATTCATCGCACCACCGCCGCCAATGCCGCCTTGCTCATCTCGACCTCGCCCATCTTCACCGGCTTGTACTCCGCCATCCGGGGCGAGGAGCGGCTGACCTCGCTGAATTGGGCTGGAATCCTGGCCGCCTTCGGCGGCATCTTCCTGATCATCCATGGCGGCGCTTCCGGCGGAGGGCTCCAAATGAACGCCGCTTATCTGTGGGGCGACTTGCTGGTTCTGGCCGGAGCGTTGCTGTTCTCACTCTATGGGATCCTCGCCAAACCCCTGCTCAACCACTATTCTCCGGTGAAACTGACTACCTTGGCCATGGGCTTCAGCCTCATCTTGCTGATCCCGTTCAGCCTGTACCAGAGTCCGATTCCAACCTGGTCGGCCTTAAGCCTCCGCGGCGGCCTCGCCATGGCCTATATCGTGCTCTGCGGGACCGTGGCGGCGTTCTCCTTTTGGTATCACGGGATTCAAAAATCCAATCCGATCCGCACCATCATCTTTCATTACCTGGTTCCGGTCACCAGCATGCTGCTGAGCCCGCTGCTTTTGGGGGAGCGTCCGGGACGCCACCTTTGCGGCGGGGCGGCCTTGGTCCTGGCGGGTCTACTCGCCTCGGGCCGGCGGAAGCGGGCGTTGGCCGCCCCGCCGGCCGACCGCTCAGCCTGA
- a CDS encoding PLP-dependent aminotransferase family protein, producing the protein MVHIHLRKEAGNPYIQQIYRQIRGMILDGGLPAGEKLPSTRELALNLNISRNTVIEAYEMLIAEGYLASVPGSGIYVAEGAACPAVPETMAEYRLTAFASQPLAADTICFHSGTPALELFPRYKWGRLALQIMNEAPLTALGYDYPQGRPELRQTLAAYLQKTRGIRCDPQQILVTTGAKQALTLVAKCLLGPDREAWLEDPTNRNVRQIFGYHTARLLPVPVDGQGIVTARLPAGGRPAFIFVTPSHQFPLGGILPVQRRLELVRFARTAGCYLVEDDYDSEFRFRSLPVSSLQELAPDRVIYAGTFSKTLFPSLRLGYLVLPLPLVEQFREWKRLGDHHSNSLNQLTLTRFIESGQLERHIARMRKVYQKRRDVLLDCLAGAFGEGVAVHGGAAGMHIVAEFAGVEFTPDLLERLEQSGVGAVPVEAHAAIPGRHRSQLILGYAHLSEAELREGINRLRKALAASG; encoded by the coding sequence ATGGTCCATATCCATCTGCGGAAGGAAGCAGGCAACCCTTACATCCAACAGATCTACCGGCAAATTCGAGGGATGATTCTGGACGGCGGATTGCCGGCCGGCGAGAAGCTTCCTTCGACCCGCGAGTTGGCCCTGAATCTGAATATCTCCCGGAATACGGTGATCGAAGCTTATGAAATGCTGATCGCCGAAGGGTATCTGGCCAGCGTGCCCGGTTCCGGGATCTATGTGGCCGAGGGAGCGGCTTGCCCGGCCGTTCCGGAGACGATGGCGGAATACCGGCTGACGGCGTTTGCGAGCCAGCCGCTGGCGGCGGATACGATCTGTTTTCACAGCGGCACGCCGGCGCTGGAGCTGTTTCCCCGCTACAAGTGGGGCCGATTGGCGCTGCAGATCATGAACGAAGCGCCCCTGACCGCTCTGGGCTATGATTACCCGCAGGGCCGGCCGGAGCTGCGCCAGACCCTGGCGGCGTACCTGCAGAAGACCCGGGGGATCCGCTGCGATCCGCAGCAGATCCTGGTGACCACCGGCGCCAAACAGGCGCTGACGCTGGTTGCCAAGTGCCTGCTCGGGCCGGACCGCGAGGCCTGGCTGGAGGATCCCACCAATCGCAATGTCCGGCAGATCTTCGGCTATCATACCGCGCGGCTGCTGCCCGTCCCCGTGGACGGCCAGGGAATCGTCACCGCGCGGCTGCCGGCCGGAGGCCGTCCGGCCTTTATTTTCGTCACCCCGTCGCACCAATTTCCGCTGGGCGGGATCCTGCCCGTCCAACGCCGGCTGGAATTGGTCCGCTTCGCCCGGACGGCCGGTTGCTACCTGGTGGAGGATGACTATGACAGCGAGTTCCGCTTCCGGAGCCTGCCCGTCAGCTCGCTGCAGGAATTGGCCCCGGACCGGGTGATCTACGCCGGCACTTTCAGCAAGACGCTCTTTCCCTCGCTGCGCCTCGGCTATCTGGTCCTGCCGCTCCCCCTGGTGGAGCAGTTCAGGGAATGGAAACGGCTCGGCGATCATCACTCCAACTCCCTGAATCAACTCACCTTGACGCGCTTCATCGAGAGCGGCCAATTGGAACGGCATATCGCCCGGATGAGGAAAGTCTATCAAAAGCGACGCGATGTTTTGCTGGACTGTCTGGCCGGAGCGTTCGGAGAAGGAGTCGCCGTTCACGGCGGGGCCGCCGGAATGCATATCGTGGCCGAGTTCGCGGGGGTCGAGTTCACGCCGGACTTGCTGGAAAGGCTGGAACAGTCCGGGGTCGGCGCCGTGCCGGTGGAGGCGCACGCCGCCATTCCGGGCCGCCACCGGAGTCAGCTCATCCTGGGATACGCCCATTTGAGCGAGGCGGAACTGCGCGAAGGAATCAACCGGCTCCGGAAGGCGCTGGCCGCTTCAGGCTGA
- a CDS encoding HD domain-containing protein codes for MENAPVEQVKGRMIGYFGKDLRRINHALKVHSLAVHIGSMEGLPDAELILLETAALLHDIGIKEAELRYQSAAAHYQEELGPGVALELLADMELSAGFRERLAFLIGHHHSYARIDGLDFQILVEADFLVNIFEDGMEPPAVRSIREKYFRTRTGAALCDAMFGNG; via the coding sequence ATGGAAAATGCTCCGGTTGAGCAAGTCAAAGGGAGAATGATCGGGTATTTCGGCAAGGATCTGCGGCGGATCAATCATGCCCTGAAAGTCCATAGCCTGGCGGTCCATATCGGGAGCATGGAGGGCCTCCCCGACGCCGAACTCATCCTGTTGGAGACGGCGGCGCTGTTGCACGATATCGGGATCAAAGAGGCGGAGCTGCGCTATCAATCCGCCGCCGCCCACTATCAGGAAGAACTGGGGCCGGGCGTGGCGCTGGAGCTGTTGGCCGATATGGAGCTGTCCGCCGGCTTCCGGGAGCGTTTGGCATTTCTCATCGGCCACCACCACAGCTACGCCCGGATCGACGGATTGGACTTTCAGATCCTGGTGGAAGCCGACTTCCTGGTCAATATCTTTGAAGACGGCATGGAGCCGCCGGCAGTCCGGAGCATTCGGGAGAAGTATTTCAGGACCCGGACCGGCGCGGCTCTTTGCGACGCCATGTTCGGCAACGGCTGA
- a CDS encoding radical SAM/SPASM domain-containing protein, with the protein MLNEGDYYLLSGNVRLRRESFGGIAFDTKTGLTMELDREAFSLLWMARQGIPVNAPVLHGNHETARAGVASIMKQFLQRGVIQRQVKRDEMIPVCDDQASGLDASGPRPVWPETGRLVAPETVHWAVTYRCPSNCPDCYTARFPGEFQMEMTTAAAFQMLDTLAAWGVFQLAMGGGEPLVREDLPQLAARARENGMVVHVTTGLERIAPPLLRRLAGEVRSLHFGLRDERLLGSPRTEISRLSDLLKATADLGLFCGVNLILSNTVIRNFTTICELIAQTGISRLILLRYKPPAEIGRWIKQNPTPQTLRRFETVLAQTVRNFPELDIRVDCGLSFLQRFLAPDKASAAGIKGCAAAERILALTPDGSIFPCSQLIHSECRIGNILTDPVRELWARSPRLRSYRHFREKGGFEETACGICKAKYQCGGCRVFADDFWGADPGCPGPVYPEPPRLGKAGRKLDLKEYCQKHGGISVAQYMERYGVGQERAVRELKDTPGLRNSDPRSTGRRLTAYYGYAAADHELLLDIQESIGFTSGGAPFATLDEIADWVTDEAGDETGHAYPRWILKGRLSDREDY; encoded by the coding sequence TTGTTAAACGAAGGAGATTATTATCTTCTATCCGGCAATGTGCGGTTACGTCGCGAAAGTTTCGGGGGGATCGCCTTTGATACGAAAACCGGTCTCACCATGGAACTTGACCGGGAAGCCTTTAGTTTGTTATGGATGGCGCGCCAGGGGATCCCGGTAAATGCTCCAGTCCTTCACGGCAATCATGAAACTGCCCGGGCCGGAGTTGCCAGCATCATGAAGCAGTTTTTGCAGCGGGGTGTTATTCAACGTCAAGTTAAACGCGACGAAATGATACCGGTTTGCGACGACCAGGCTTCAGGCCTCGACGCTTCCGGGCCGCGGCCGGTTTGGCCCGAAACGGGACGGCTGGTCGCTCCGGAAACGGTCCATTGGGCGGTGACGTACCGGTGCCCCTCCAATTGCCCGGATTGTTACACGGCCCGCTTTCCGGGCGAGTTTCAAATGGAAATGACGACCGCTGCCGCTTTTCAGATGTTGGATACCTTGGCGGCTTGGGGCGTCTTCCAATTGGCGATGGGCGGCGGCGAGCCGTTAGTCCGGGAGGATTTGCCGCAACTCGCCGCCCGGGCACGGGAAAATGGCATGGTGGTCCATGTCACCACCGGGCTGGAACGGATCGCTCCGCCTTTACTCCGCCGCCTGGCCGGAGAGGTTCGCTCGCTGCATTTTGGCTTGAGGGACGAACGGTTACTGGGGTCGCCGCGGACGGAGATCTCCCGGCTATCCGATTTGCTGAAAGCCACCGCCGATTTAGGCTTGTTTTGCGGCGTTAATTTGATCTTGTCCAATACGGTGATCCGGAACTTCACGACCATCTGTGAACTGATTGCGCAAACCGGAATCTCCCGGCTGATTCTGCTGCGCTATAAGCCACCGGCCGAAATCGGACGTTGGATCAAGCAAAATCCGACCCCGCAAACTTTACGCCGGTTTGAAACCGTTTTGGCGCAAACGGTCCGTAATTTTCCGGAGTTGGATATCCGGGTTGACTGCGGTTTGAGCTTCCTGCAACGATTCCTGGCGCCGGATAAGGCTTCCGCCGCCGGAATCAAGGGTTGCGCGGCCGCTGAGCGCATTCTGGCGCTGACGCCCGACGGCTCGATCTTTCCGTGTTCGCAACTCATTCACTCCGAATGCCGGATTGGAAATATCCTGACCGATCCGGTGCGCGAGCTTTGGGCGCGGTCGCCGCGGTTACGGTCATACCGCCATTTCCGGGAGAAAGGCGGGTTTGAGGAGACGGCTTGCGGCATTTGCAAAGCCAAATATCAGTGCGGCGGTTGCCGGGTATTTGCCGACGATTTTTGGGGCGCGGATCCCGGTTGTCCCGGCCCGGTTTATCCGGAGCCGCCCCGGCTTGGAAAAGCAGGGCGAAAACTGGATCTGAAAGAATACTGCCAAAAGCATGGCGGGATCAGTGTCGCCCAGTACATGGAACGTTACGGAGTCGGCCAGGAACGGGCGGTCCGGGAATTGAAGGATACCCCGGGGTTGCGGAATAGCGATCCGCGTTCCACCGGACGCAGACTGACTGCTTACTATGGTTATGCCGCTGCGGATCACGAGTTGTTGCTCGACATTCAGGAGAGTATCGGCTTTACTTCGGGAGGGGCTCCGTTTGCCACGCTGGACGAGATCGCCGACTGGGTTACTGATGAGGCCGGAGACGAAACCGGTCATGCCTATCCGCGCTGGATTTTGAAAGGGAGGTTGTCTGATCGTGAAGATTATTAG